One region of Salinibacterium sp. TMP30 genomic DNA includes:
- a CDS encoding carbohydrate ABC transporter permease produces MTETRHIAQDKTPRRATATPPGWSRHKLRRRILSLVNNGWLWVGAILTVFPIYWLISTSFVPKEDILNAEQKLFPDIFTWENYALVLANSEFWPSFRNSMIVSLVVTVVGAYVATLAGYAFAKLHFRGRDVLFKLVLASMMIPFMVSLTTNYVIISNLGLLNTLLAVILPQLAPAFGIFWMRQFIQTAVADELIEAARIDGASEIRAFRSIVLPILRPGIAGLMIWLFLSSWTQLLLPLTYLLDEKTYPLFINSLRTFPAIPVTHLLIAASVLSMIPIVLLYVFAQKSFVSGLSAGAIKG; encoded by the coding sequence ATGACTGAGACCCGCCATATCGCACAAGACAAAACGCCCCGTCGCGCCACCGCAACTCCCCCTGGTTGGTCACGGCACAAACTTCGACGTCGAATTCTTTCACTTGTGAACAATGGGTGGCTTTGGGTGGGGGCAATCCTAACGGTGTTCCCGATCTACTGGCTGATCAGTACGTCGTTCGTGCCGAAGGAAGACATCCTTAACGCCGAACAGAAGCTATTCCCCGACATCTTCACCTGGGAGAACTACGCTCTAGTACTCGCTAATTCTGAGTTCTGGCCGTCATTCCGGAACAGCATGATCGTCTCCCTCGTGGTGACCGTTGTCGGCGCATATGTAGCGACTCTTGCGGGCTACGCCTTCGCCAAGCTTCACTTCCGAGGAAGGGACGTCTTGTTCAAGTTGGTCTTGGCCTCCATGATGATTCCATTCATGGTGTCTTTGACGACAAACTATGTAATTATCAGCAATCTCGGCCTCCTCAATACCCTCCTCGCGGTGATCCTGCCGCAGCTAGCCCCAGCGTTCGGAATCTTCTGGATGCGGCAATTCATTCAAACCGCTGTCGCAGACGAACTCATCGAAGCCGCAAGAATTGACGGCGCCTCAGAGATTCGAGCCTTTCGCTCGATCGTATTGCCAATTCTGCGACCAGGTATCGCAGGACTCATGATCTGGCTCTTCCTCTCAAGCTGGACACAACTACTGCTCCCGTTGACGTATCTTCTAGACGAAAAGACATACCCGCTGTTCATTAACTCTCTGCGCACGTTCCCAGCAATTCCCGTGACTCACCTGCTGATTGCGGCATCAGTACTCTCGATGATTCCCATCGTGCTCCTTTACGTATTCGCTCAGAAGTCCTTCGTTTCCGGGCTGAGCGCGGGTGCGATCAAAGGGTGA
- a CDS encoding FCD domain-containing protein: protein MIPFIESQQVGEHGTIHRKLDSNSSVLRSFRGLHGQVIEGVGEAIGAGRIPIGAQLVPESIAIESKTSRALVREALRVLQSKGLVIARPRTGTRVRPVSEWDLLDPDVIRWRAGGIESAKQLRELLDLRGAIEPLAARHAARATTPAHLHKLQTAVDAMAVAVARSDWNAFTDADVEFHRGLLEAGGNQIVGQLAGPIESALRVRHALNLIPHELTAGVVASHQSIVDAIVDQDVLRSELASRRIVDVAGAEVISALLSRD, encoded by the coding sequence TTGATCCCTTTCATTGAAAGCCAGCAAGTTGGTGAGCATGGAACCATCCACCGGAAACTCGATTCGAACAGTTCAGTATTGCGGTCGTTTCGGGGCCTTCACGGGCAAGTGATTGAAGGAGTCGGCGAAGCGATTGGTGCTGGACGAATTCCGATAGGTGCGCAGCTCGTTCCGGAATCAATAGCTATTGAATCGAAAACATCAAGAGCATTGGTGCGGGAGGCCCTCCGAGTACTCCAGTCGAAAGGTCTTGTAATTGCGAGGCCCCGCACGGGTACCCGCGTGCGTCCGGTCAGTGAATGGGATTTGCTCGACCCCGATGTCATCCGGTGGCGGGCTGGAGGAATCGAATCCGCAAAACAGCTCCGAGAACTCCTTGATTTGCGTGGCGCTATTGAGCCGCTTGCTGCCCGCCACGCGGCACGGGCGACGACGCCAGCTCATCTCCACAAGCTCCAAACTGCGGTGGACGCTATGGCAGTTGCCGTAGCGCGATCAGATTGGAATGCATTCACGGACGCTGACGTCGAATTCCATCGCGGACTTCTCGAAGCCGGAGGCAACCAGATTGTTGGCCAGCTAGCAGGCCCAATCGAGTCAGCATTGCGCGTGAGGCACGCACTCAATCTCATCCCTCACGAACTCACCGCCGGAGTCGTCGCGTCACATCAGTCGATCGTTGACGCGATTGTAGATCAGGATGTGCTGCGTAGCGAACTGGCGTCACGTCGAATAGTGGATGTCGCTGGAGCTGAAGTGATCTCTGCCCTCCTGTCTCGGGACTGA
- a CDS encoding bifunctional 3'-5' exonuclease/DNA polymerase, with product MFIVLSRVGAQVMATRVTSEGVHVSEHAVNGLPRFVAEHEPEHPRWVWHDTAEWYPELLRSRVRIQRCFDLRLCHTILRNSALSQSSELAQSEAGAWDALGSGLLSPLEGRPTPAHSTLFDFEQPHVRPAVDPLEVLAEFERQRVALAQSADSSRLARLLAAESVGALIAAEMRFAGLPWSVTAHDVILTEMLGSRPTVEGDRPSKLQYLAEQIRSLLDAPQLNPDSPNDLLRALNVAGIQTSSTRAWELKQLKHPAIEPLLEFKKLSRLLAANGWNWLDAWVHDGRFRPDYVPGGVVTGRWATSGGGALQLPHLIRGAVIPDSGWKLVVADASQLEPRILAAMSADRGMVEAGASGDLYEGIVASGAVETRAQAKLAMLGAMYGATTGESGRLMPKLARAYPRAIRMVEDAARAGERGEVVSTQLGRSSPRGADIGTYDESLTPAQRSAARERGRSWGRFTRNFIVQGTAAEWALCWMASIRIRLDAFADGTWFTDSAHLVFFLHDEVVIHAPVESADAVAALVAEAAQEAGRLLFGALPVTFPLTLAVVDRYDAAK from the coding sequence GTGTTCATAGTCCTCTCTCGCGTTGGCGCCCAAGTGATGGCAACGCGTGTGACCTCTGAGGGCGTCCATGTCTCGGAACACGCCGTGAACGGTCTGCCGCGGTTTGTCGCCGAACACGAGCCAGAGCATCCACGCTGGGTGTGGCACGATACCGCTGAGTGGTATCCCGAACTGCTGAGATCGCGGGTTCGAATTCAGCGCTGTTTTGACCTACGACTGTGCCACACGATTTTGCGCAACTCCGCGCTGAGTCAGTCTTCTGAGTTAGCCCAGTCCGAAGCTGGGGCGTGGGATGCGCTCGGATCGGGATTACTTTCGCCACTCGAGGGGCGGCCCACCCCTGCCCACTCCACACTGTTCGATTTTGAGCAACCACACGTTCGCCCTGCGGTCGACCCTTTAGAGGTACTGGCCGAGTTTGAGCGTCAGCGGGTTGCACTGGCACAGTCTGCCGATTCCTCTCGCCTTGCGCGACTGCTCGCAGCGGAATCGGTTGGTGCCCTCATCGCTGCAGAGATGCGTTTCGCCGGTTTGCCGTGGAGCGTCACCGCACACGACGTGATCCTCACGGAGATGCTCGGTTCGCGACCGACGGTCGAGGGCGATCGACCGAGCAAACTCCAGTACCTGGCTGAGCAAATCCGCTCTCTCCTTGACGCCCCACAGCTCAACCCCGATTCGCCGAACGACCTACTCCGGGCCCTTAATGTGGCCGGAATTCAGACCAGCTCAACGCGTGCCTGGGAGCTAAAGCAACTGAAACATCCGGCAATCGAGCCACTGTTGGAATTCAAGAAACTGTCCCGCTTGCTTGCCGCTAACGGCTGGAACTGGCTCGACGCATGGGTGCATGATGGCCGGTTTCGCCCCGATTACGTTCCGGGTGGAGTGGTCACCGGGCGGTGGGCAACCAGCGGGGGAGGCGCACTTCAGCTACCTCATCTGATTCGTGGTGCTGTGATTCCCGATTCAGGCTGGAAGTTAGTTGTAGCTGATGCGTCACAACTTGAGCCGCGCATTCTCGCCGCCATGTCTGCAGACCGAGGCATGGTTGAGGCTGGAGCATCTGGAGACCTCTACGAAGGAATCGTTGCCAGTGGCGCCGTTGAAACGCGTGCTCAAGCCAAGCTCGCAATGCTGGGTGCGATGTATGGGGCAACAACCGGCGAGAGTGGCAGGCTCATGCCGAAGCTTGCTCGCGCCTACCCGCGGGCGATCCGGATGGTGGAGGATGCTGCGAGAGCGGGGGAGCGCGGAGAAGTTGTCTCCACCCAGCTTGGTCGAAGCTCACCACGAGGCGCCGACATAGGCACGTACGACGAGTCACTGACTCCGGCGCAGCGGTCCGCGGCGCGGGAGCGGGGCCGCTCGTGGGGCCGGTTCACCCGCAACTTCATTGTGCAGGGCACGGCGGCAGAGTGGGCATTGTGTTGGATGGCAAGCATCCGGATTCGATTGGATGCATTCGCCGATGGCACGTGGTTCACCGACTCGGCACACCTCGTTTTCTTCCTGCACGATGAAGTGGTTATTCATGCCCCGGTGGAATCCGCCGACGCCGTGGCTGCGCTCGTGGCTGAGGCTGCTCAAGAAGCTGGGCGCCTGTTGTTTGGTGCGCTGCCGGTAACGTTCCCGCTTACCCTCGCGGTGGTCGATCGCTACGACGCAGCCAAATAG
- the aceB gene encoding malate synthase A gives MTTRRMEPIAESQDRFSEILTPEALHFLTRLHDQFAGRRHDRLAARMESRKHITNGRNLRFLPETAAIREDPSWRVAGAGPGLHDRRVEITGPTDRKMTINAMNSGAKVWLADQEDATSPTWQNVIGGQVNLHDAIRRQIDFTTPEGKSYALGEETPTIVMRPRGWHLVEKHLRYTDRAGLRTPASGSLVDFGLYIFHNAHELIERGSGPYFYIAKIENHLEARLWDDVFTFAENALNIQHGTIRATVLIETIPAAFEMDEILYELREHCAGLNAGRWDYIFSIIKNFRGRGANFVLPDRAAITMTVPFMRAYTELLVATCHKRGAHAIGGMSAFIPNRRDPEVTARALDAVTRDKRREATDGFDGTWVAHPDLIDTARAEFDAVLGERPNQVDRLRDDVHVTAEDLLNLRIDGSVTDAGVRSNVSIAVRYIESWLRGVGAAAIDNLMEDAATAEISRSQLWQWMHQCVVTAEGTAITHRRIEAELDEVLAGVVRTDGDRFDDAAAVFREVTLEEEFPTFLTLSAYSSYLVEQQQENAA, from the coding sequence ATGACTACTCGCAGAATGGAACCGATCGCTGAATCGCAGGACCGATTTAGTGAGATCCTCACACCGGAAGCGCTGCACTTTCTTACTCGACTGCACGACCAGTTCGCCGGGCGTCGGCACGACCGCCTTGCAGCACGCATGGAGTCGCGCAAGCACATAACCAATGGCCGCAACCTGCGCTTTTTGCCCGAGACGGCAGCCATTCGTGAAGACCCCAGCTGGCGTGTTGCCGGTGCGGGCCCCGGCTTGCATGATCGTCGCGTTGAGATCACGGGTCCAACGGACCGCAAGATGACGATTAACGCCATGAACTCGGGTGCCAAGGTGTGGCTCGCCGATCAAGAGGACGCCACGAGCCCGACGTGGCAGAACGTAATCGGTGGGCAGGTCAACCTCCACGATGCGATCCGCCGACAGATCGACTTCACGACTCCCGAGGGCAAAAGCTACGCGCTGGGGGAGGAAACTCCGACGATCGTGATGCGCCCACGAGGATGGCACCTGGTAGAAAAGCACCTGCGGTACACCGACCGTGCTGGGCTGCGCACACCGGCTTCCGGTTCGCTCGTTGATTTCGGGCTCTACATATTCCATAACGCGCACGAACTGATCGAGCGCGGCAGTGGTCCGTACTTCTACATCGCCAAAATTGAGAATCATCTTGAAGCGCGACTGTGGGATGACGTGTTCACGTTCGCAGAGAACGCCCTCAACATTCAGCACGGTACCATCCGCGCGACAGTGCTGATCGAGACTATTCCTGCTGCGTTCGAGATGGATGAGATCTTGTACGAGCTGCGGGAACACTGCGCTGGGCTCAATGCCGGCCGCTGGGATTACATCTTCTCGATCATTAAGAACTTCCGCGGGCGTGGAGCGAATTTCGTTCTTCCTGATCGTGCTGCCATTACCATGACAGTGCCGTTCATGCGGGCGTACACCGAGCTGCTGGTGGCAACCTGCCACAAGCGGGGAGCGCATGCCATTGGAGGCATGAGTGCGTTCATTCCGAACCGTCGGGACCCCGAGGTGACCGCTCGAGCGTTGGATGCGGTAACCCGGGACAAGCGCCGAGAAGCCACCGACGGCTTCGATGGCACCTGGGTTGCGCATCCCGATCTCATCGACACAGCTCGTGCAGAGTTCGACGCAGTGTTAGGGGAGCGACCCAATCAGGTTGACCGTTTACGTGATGACGTGCACGTGACTGCGGAAGATCTGCTCAACTTGCGCATTGACGGTTCAGTGACGGATGCTGGAGTGCGGTCGAACGTCTCCATTGCCGTGCGCTACATCGAAAGCTGGTTGCGCGGTGTCGGAGCCGCAGCAATCGACAACCTCATGGAAGATGCGGCAACTGCCGAGATCAGCCGAAGCCAGCTGTGGCAGTGGATGCACCAGTGCGTTGTCACTGCTGAGGGTACGGCCATCACGCACCGTCGTATCGAGGCCGAGCTCGACGAGGTACTCGCCGGGGTTGTGCGCACTGACGGCGATCGTTTCGACGATGCTGCCGCAGTGTTCCGCGAAGTGACGCTCGAGGAGGAATTCCCCACATTCCTCACCCTGAGTGCTTACAGCAGCTATCTCGTTGAGCAACAGCAAGAAAACGCCGCCTGA